A stretch of Carya illinoinensis cultivar Pawnee chromosome 14, C.illinoinensisPawnee_v1, whole genome shotgun sequence DNA encodes these proteins:
- the LOC122294172 gene encoding OVARIAN TUMOR DOMAIN-containing deubiquitinating enzyme 6 — protein MTRILVPRGSAGGSSSNPSRNSSLPGSSSARVEPQVTTPQVLSAFKDEELEEVQEQVVVDELLELCGSSDSKAARGDDLLMESFHDVKNESSSDEIKDSEKVGGNDEIVGQGELLKGMAGLRISERLTVDTEGSSVNSAGAGSGISQPPPPPVPPPKLSAGNSNSRRCVSGNSSSVRIGSSRRAVAWPVVSTRTSPTGSRPSSPRSHGESEGYNSADEQNPCFVSSYDDMERERQFEIDIRRAKGFEVKRMLEDGNCLFRAVADQVYGDSETYDLTRQMCIDYMERERDHFSQFITEGFTSYCKRKRRDKVYGNNVEIQALSEMYNRPIHIYSYSTEPINIFHGSYNTDTPPIRLSYHHGNHYNSLVDPRRLTIGAGLGFSCLHGRNVDKDQVKAAIRAQQDQQIDNALLAEGRFYSDLELTEKEIERMVMEASRAEYLAVDSYKQQLGRRESSTSSAEPSSSGASSETKVGARERSLQDSVLSSSSMQMVLSMGFSYLQVIEAYSIFGDDVDSMVCYLLETSSSSRRKGKATE, from the exons ATGACTCGAATTTTGGTTCCGCGAGGATCTGCAGGTGGTTCTTCTTCCAACCCAAGCCGTAATTCTTCCTTGCCTGGATCTTCTTCGGCTCGGGTGGAGCCGCAGGTTACTACTCCTCAGGTTCTTTCAGCTTTTAAAGATGAGGAACTTGAGGAGGTGCAGGAACAAGTGGTTGTGGATGAGCTTTTGGAGTTGTGTGGGAGTAGCGACAGCAAGGCAGCAAGAGGTGATGATCTTTTGATGGAAAGCTTTCATGACGTGAAGAATGAGAGTTCGAGTGATGAAATTAAGGATAGTGAGAAAGTTGGTGGTAATGATGAAATTGTGGGTCAGGGAGAGTTGTTGAAAGGAATGGCTGGGTTGAGAATTTCTGAGAGGCTTACGGTTGATACTGAGGGTTCAAGTGTTAATTCTGCTGGGGCAGGTAGTGGGATTTCGCAGCCTCCTCCTCCCCCTGTCCCACCTCCAAAACTTTCAGCTGGAAACTCAAATTCTAGAAGATGTGTCTCAGGAAATTCAAGTTCTGTACGGATTGGATCATCCCGAAGAGCAGTTGCTTGGCCTGTTGTTTCAACAAGGACTTCACCGACTGGTTCACGGCCTTCTTCGCCCAGGTCTCACGGTGAAAGCGAGGGATATAATAGCGCTGATGAACAAAATCCTTGCTTTGTTTCTTCCTATGATGACATG GAAAGAGAACGTCAGTTTGAAATTGACATTAGAAGGGCTAAAGGCTTTGAAGTCAAAAGAATGCTGGAGGATGGGAATTGTCTCTTTCGTGCTGTAGCAGATCAAGTTTATGGGGACTCTGAAACATATGATTTGACCAGACAAATGTGCATAGATTATATG GAGCGGGAAAGAGATCATTTCTCTCAGTTTATAACAGAAGGCTTTACATCCTATTGtaagaggaagagaagagataag GTCTACGGAAACAATGTAGAGATTCAAGCCTTATCAGAAATGTATAACCGGCCCATCCATATCTATTCCTACAGCACAG AGCCTATAAACATATTTCATGGAAGCTACAACACTGACACACCACCCATACGGCTGAGTTATCATCATGGGAATCATTACAACTCACTTGTTGACCCTCGCCGTTTGACCATTGGCGCAGGACTTGGATTCAGCTGTCTTCATGGG AGAAATGTTGACAAGGATCAAGTCAAGGCTGCCATCAGAGCTCAGCAAGATCAACAGATTGATAAT GCACTTCTAGCTGAGGGTCGATTTTACTCTGATCTTGAGCTCACTGAGAAAGAAATTGAGCGCATGGTGATGGAAGCTTCTCGAGCTGAGTATCTTGCAGTTGATTCATACAAGCAGCAACTTGGCCGAAGAGAATCATCTACTTCTAGTGCTGAACCATCATCTTCTGGAGCTA GCAGTGAGACCAAGGTAGGTGCAAGAGAGCGCAGTTTGCAGGATTCTGTGCTTAGCAGCAGCAGCATGCAGATGGTTCTGTCAATGGGGTTTAGCTATTTGCAGGTGATTGAAGCCTATAGCATATTTGGGGATGATGTTGATTCTATGGTCTGTTACCTGTTGGAaaccagcagcagcagcagacgCAAGGGCAAAGCAACAGAATGA